TTCGCTTAGGGTGAAATTTTCAAAACGTGAAATACAATGTAGTAACGTACGGGAAAGCAAAGTGTATTCTGAAACACCCAGCTTAATTAGGAGGGATAGTAAAAGCACCAAATCAGATTGTTTTATACGCCTAAGATTGATGAGACCCTCAAAAAGAGATTTGTGCGAAGAATCTGGCGATGATTTCACAATGTCTTTTGAAAAGTGGAATGCAGTTCCTTGATGAAGAATCCGCTGAACGGATTCCGATGATAACACATCTACCTCATCCTTCACTGTACAATGATTTTAATCAAATAGGTGACAGTATGAAGATCAAATATttataaaaacataccagACGGTAAGAAGTATACACGTTCAGCACGCTTACGGCGAGTAAGCCAACGGCCATACTCCTGCCAGCGATAACGTTGAAGCTCAAGAAAAGCAAGCTTCTTGCAACTAAATCGCGAACGTCTAAACGATAGACGTCGCTTGAGCAACATCAAAGATATATTCAGGGAGCATACCCACCACGTACGCAGACATGTAGGGAAGGAGGACCACacacattatatctattttgGACAACAAAATGGTAGAAATCACAGAAGTGATAGAGCCAGAGTGGCAGACACgtaatgatatacaaaatCTGGTTAATCAAAAGACTTTACAGTGGGTTTTTGTAGGAGGAAAAGGAGGGGTTGGCAAAACTACAATATCGTCGTCAATCGCTACTGCCCTTGCAGAAACCAGAGAATCGGTACATTGAACTTAGAAGTTTTTAATGTAATGCACAGGTATTACTGCTGTCTACTGATCCTGCACATAGTCTCAGCGATGCTTTCGGACAGAAGTTTACCCATGAACCTCGATTGGTCAATGGATTCACAAATTTGTATGCTATGGTAAGATTCTTATAATCTACAAAGAAGCAATATCAACTATAGGAATTGAATACATCGCAAATTATCGATGGGCTAGATGGATTGAGAGAAACGCATTCATTTCTCAAAAATGTACCGGACATCCTTATGATGTTGCCGGGAATAGACGAGGCCCTTTCCTTTGTGGAACTTATGCAGTATGTTGATAACTGCAATGTAGCTATGGTCACTCAGGTCAGTGCAAAGCAGGCGCTTTTCTGTCACCATTTTTGACACCGCGCCTACTGGACATACCCTCAAATTTTTAAAGCTGCCAGACGTCTTGGAAAAGATTTTAGACTCACTATTGAAATTGGAAAACACAATGGGAGGCTTATTACAACTATTTTCTTCTATGACCAAGGCACAGATGTCGCAAAATGAACTCTTTGATAAAATCAAACTGTTAGGGGATATGATCAATACGACACATGAACAGATGAAGAATCCTGACCTTACCACATTCATCTGTGTTTGCATCCCTGAGTTCTTAAGTGTATACGAAACTGAAAGGTTAATACAAGACTTGGCAAAGAGC
This is a stretch of genomic DNA from Babesia bovis T2Bo chromosome 1, whole genome shotgun sequence. It encodes these proteins:
- a CDS encoding arsenite/tail-anchored protein-transporting ATPase family protein codes for the protein MVEITEVIEPEWQTRNDIQNLVNQKTLQWVFVGGKGGVGKTTISSSIATALAETRESVLLLSTDPAHSLSDAFGQKFTHEPRLVNGFTNLYAMELNTSQIIDGLDGLRETHSFLKNVPDILMMLPGIDEALSFVELMQSVQSRRFSVTIFDTAPTGHTLKFLKLPDVLEKILDSLLKLENTMGGLLQLFSSMTKAQMSQNELFDKIKLLGDMINTTHEQMKNPDLTTFICVCIPEFLSVYETERLIQDLAKSEIDCSYIIVNQVLKHIQLGGLIEDAWDGLTEEQQRIMTPFFEKVREHHSTHNSRVDVQRKYLSDIKDLYQEDFNIVAVHQNKQEVRGKDALVAFAKKLMQHSPLPI